A single genomic interval of Eptesicus fuscus isolate TK198812 chromosome 10, DD_ASM_mEF_20220401, whole genome shotgun sequence harbors:
- the OGFRL1 gene encoding opioid growth factor receptor-like protein 1 isoform X2, with amino-acid sequence MGNLLGGVSFREPTTVEDCDSTWQTESEPEPEPEEPGPGSGEGPGQEPEQPAQPPEPAGGRPRASPAPDEDAEAAGAQQGADSTEATAKPKRSFYAARDLYKYRHQYPNFKDIRYQNDLSNLRFYKNKIPFKPDGVYIEEVLSKWKGDYEKLEHNHTYIQWLFPLREQGLNFYAKELTTYEIEEFKKTKEAIRRFLLAYKMMLEFFGIKLIDKTGNVARAVNWQERFQHLNESQHNYLRITRILKSLGELGYESFKSPLVKFILHEALVENTIPNIKQSALEYFVYTIRDRRERRKLLRFAQKHYTPSENFIWGPPRKEDAEGSKAQKMPAPPVPGPNSQTSMHKKPKDSKTSSSAAPVNSKAAEEEKAAPKEPGEATDRPCAEPSSEAARPGDAEDGNAENSNSQPEETVSNPTEKKESASPPEKDEEGENHNKDCASPGNTASQDEVLFQ; translated from the exons ATGGGCAACCTGCTCGGCGGGGTCAGCTTCCGCGAGCCCACCACCGTGGAGGACTGCGACTCCACCTGGCAGACGGAgtcggagccggagccggagcccgaGGAGCCGGGGCCGGGCAGCGGCGAGGGCCCGGGGCAGGAGCCCGAGCAGCCCGCGCAGCCCCCGGAGCCAGCCGGCGGGCGGCCCCGCGCCAGTCCCGCGCCGGACGAGGACGCCGAGGCGGCGGGCGCCCAGCAG ggAGCTGATTCCACTGAAGCAACTGCCAAACCAAAGAGAAGTTTTTACGCTGCGAGGGATTTGTACAAATACAGACACCAGTACCCA AACTTCAAAGATATCCGGTATCAAAATGACTTGAGCAATCTTCgcttttataagaataaaattccatttaagCCAGATG GTGTGTACATTGAAGAGGTTCTCAGTAAGTGGAAAGGAGATTATGAGAAGCTGGAGCACAACCACACTTACATCCAATG gCTTTTCCCCCTGAGAGAACAAGGCTTGAACTTTTATGCTAAAGAACTAACTACATATGAAATTGAG GAATTCAAAAAAACGAAAGAAGCAATTAGAAGATTTCTCCTGGCTTATAAAATGATGTTAGAATTTTTTGGAATCAAGCTGATTGATAAAACGGGAAATGTTGCTCGGGCTGTTAACTGGCAGGAAAGGTTCCAGCACCTGAATGA GTCCCAGCACAACTATTTAAGAATCACCCGTATTCTTAAAAGCCTTGGTGAGCTTGGATATGAAAGTTTTAAATCTCCTCTTGTAAAATTTATTCTTCACGAAGCTCTTGTGGAAAATACCATTCCCAATATTAAACAGAGCGCGCTGGAGTACTTTGTTTATACCATTAGAGacagaagggaaaggaggaagctCCTACGTTTCGCCCAGAAACATTACACGCCTTCAGAGAATTTTATCTGGGGACCCCCTCGGAAAGAAGACGCAGAAGGAAGCAAAGCCCAGAAAATGCCTGCCCCTCCCGTCCCCGGTCCTAACAGTCAAACTTCTATGCACAAAAAACCTAAGGACTCCAAAACTTCCTCCTCAGCGGCTCCTGTAAATAGCAAAGCAGCTGAAGAAGAAAAAGCGGCGCCTAAAGAGCCTGGGGAAGCCACAGACAGGCCCTGCGCAGAGCCCAGCAGCGAAGCCGCCAGGCCAGGGGACGCAGAGGATGGGAATGCTGAAAATTCAAATTCTCAACCAGAAGAAACAGTGAGTAATCccacagagaagaaagagagtGCATCTCCTCCCGAAAAAGATGAAGAAGGTGAAAATCATAACAAAGACTGTGCAAGTCCTGGAAATACAGCTTCCCAGGATGAGGTACTGTTTCAGTGA
- the OGFRL1 gene encoding opioid growth factor receptor-like protein 1 isoform X1, protein MGNLLGGVSFREPTTVEDCDSTWQTESEPEPEPEEPGPGSGEGPGQEPEQPAQPPEPAGGRPRASPAPDEDAEAAGAQQGADSTEATAKPKRSFYAARDLYKYRHQYPQNFKDIRYQNDLSNLRFYKNKIPFKPDGVYIEEVLSKWKGDYEKLEHNHTYIQWLFPLREQGLNFYAKELTTYEIEEFKKTKEAIRRFLLAYKMMLEFFGIKLIDKTGNVARAVNWQERFQHLNESQHNYLRITRILKSLGELGYESFKSPLVKFILHEALVENTIPNIKQSALEYFVYTIRDRRERRKLLRFAQKHYTPSENFIWGPPRKEDAEGSKAQKMPAPPVPGPNSQTSMHKKPKDSKTSSSAAPVNSKAAEEEKAAPKEPGEATDRPCAEPSSEAARPGDAEDGNAENSNSQPEETVSNPTEKKESASPPEKDEEGENHNKDCASPGNTASQDEVLFQ, encoded by the exons ATGGGCAACCTGCTCGGCGGGGTCAGCTTCCGCGAGCCCACCACCGTGGAGGACTGCGACTCCACCTGGCAGACGGAgtcggagccggagccggagcccgaGGAGCCGGGGCCGGGCAGCGGCGAGGGCCCGGGGCAGGAGCCCGAGCAGCCCGCGCAGCCCCCGGAGCCAGCCGGCGGGCGGCCCCGCGCCAGTCCCGCGCCGGACGAGGACGCCGAGGCGGCGGGCGCCCAGCAG ggAGCTGATTCCACTGAAGCAACTGCCAAACCAAAGAGAAGTTTTTACGCTGCGAGGGATTTGTACAAATACAGACACCAGTACCCA caGAACTTCAAAGATATCCGGTATCAAAATGACTTGAGCAATCTTCgcttttataagaataaaattccatttaagCCAGATG GTGTGTACATTGAAGAGGTTCTCAGTAAGTGGAAAGGAGATTATGAGAAGCTGGAGCACAACCACACTTACATCCAATG gCTTTTCCCCCTGAGAGAACAAGGCTTGAACTTTTATGCTAAAGAACTAACTACATATGAAATTGAG GAATTCAAAAAAACGAAAGAAGCAATTAGAAGATTTCTCCTGGCTTATAAAATGATGTTAGAATTTTTTGGAATCAAGCTGATTGATAAAACGGGAAATGTTGCTCGGGCTGTTAACTGGCAGGAAAGGTTCCAGCACCTGAATGA GTCCCAGCACAACTATTTAAGAATCACCCGTATTCTTAAAAGCCTTGGTGAGCTTGGATATGAAAGTTTTAAATCTCCTCTTGTAAAATTTATTCTTCACGAAGCTCTTGTGGAAAATACCATTCCCAATATTAAACAGAGCGCGCTGGAGTACTTTGTTTATACCATTAGAGacagaagggaaaggaggaagctCCTACGTTTCGCCCAGAAACATTACACGCCTTCAGAGAATTTTATCTGGGGACCCCCTCGGAAAGAAGACGCAGAAGGAAGCAAAGCCCAGAAAATGCCTGCCCCTCCCGTCCCCGGTCCTAACAGTCAAACTTCTATGCACAAAAAACCTAAGGACTCCAAAACTTCCTCCTCAGCGGCTCCTGTAAATAGCAAAGCAGCTGAAGAAGAAAAAGCGGCGCCTAAAGAGCCTGGGGAAGCCACAGACAGGCCCTGCGCAGAGCCCAGCAGCGAAGCCGCCAGGCCAGGGGACGCAGAGGATGGGAATGCTGAAAATTCAAATTCTCAACCAGAAGAAACAGTGAGTAATCccacagagaagaaagagagtGCATCTCCTCCCGAAAAAGATGAAGAAGGTGAAAATCATAACAAAGACTGTGCAAGTCCTGGAAATACAGCTTCCCAGGATGAGGTACTGTTTCAGTGA